The DNA sequence TGTTCGAGTGCGGCAACTTGGCGACGACCATGCTGATCCTCCGCTCGACAGATCAGCTCACTGCATTGGGCTTCGCGTCCGCCGCGTCGCTGGCGATCCTGTTCTACGCCGGCCACAACGCCATCGCCGCCGCGATCTCCTTCATCGGCGGTGTATGGCTCGACCGCGCCGGGCCACGTATCGTGTTCGCCGCTGGTGCTGCTGCGTACGTGCTCGGCTACGCGGCGTTCTCCGTGCCCGGTGTCGGATGGGCGCTTCTTCTGCTCGGGTTCATCTTGGCCGGCGCGGGTATCGGACTCGCTGAAACGGCCGAGTCCGCCCTTGTTGCGCGTGCACTTCCCGATCGGGTGCGCGGAACTGGTTTCGGCGTTCTCGGTGGCGTCCAGGCGATCGGCAACATCGTCGGAACCGTCGTCGCAGGCATCCTCTACACAACACTTTCACCGACCGCAGCGTTCATCTACGCGGCCGCATGGATGCTGCTTTCTTTCGCCGCCTCGGCCTTCTTCACCAACCCCAGTTCAGAGAGGACACCCTGATGCAGTTCGACGTGACCATCGAGATCCCCGCAGGTAGCAACAACAAGTACGAGATCGATCACGAGACCGGTCGGCTGCGGTTGGACCGGACACTCTTCTCGTCCATGGTGTATCCGGTCGACTACGGATTCATCCCCGACACTCTCGGTGAAGACGGTGATCCTCTCGACGCGTTTGTCCTGCTCGGGGCACCGGTCGTCCCGAACGTCGATGTCGCTACACGACCTGTCGGGGTCCTGCGCATGACGGACGAGGCAGGCATCGACTGGAAGATCCTCTGCGTACCCGACGTGGATCCCCGCTGGGCTAGCATCCAGGACGTTGCGGACGTCCCGCAGGAGCTGCTGGCCAAGATCGAGCACTTCTTCGCCCAGTACAAGGAGCTCGAGCCTGGCAAGCACGCCGACATTGCCGGCTGGGGCGGCAAAGCGGAAGCCGAGCAGATCGTCCGCGACGCACTCGCCCGCGAACGAGACCGCGTCGACCACTGATCCCGTCGGCGTCGGCCGTCAGGCCAACGCGGTCACCACGACGATGACCGCGAGCAGCGCGATCAGCATGTACGCCATGTAGGCGTCGAGCCGCCCGGACTGGAGCTTTCGTGCTGCCGCGACCACAGCACGGACCGCGGGAAGCAACGGGCGATAGAGGTAGCGCTGAACGACGTCGGTGACATCCACGACGTATCCGAGCCGGGCGGACGCAGCGGCGGGCCGGCCCCCAGACGAGCCGGCATCCGGGCTCAGCTCCCGCAGCTCATGCCGAGTCATCAAGAGGGCGGCGAGGACCTTGCGGATCGGGTTGGCAAACCCGTAGGAGGTGTAGCCGGTGCGTCCTGGGGCCCCCTCAGATCCAGAGGTCCAAGCGGGTGTACGCCGTACCCGCCAGAATCGGCGGCCGGAGAAAACGATGGCGACGACGATGGTGATCACGACGTAGGCGGGGATCACGATCCACAGTAACGTCGGCGAGAGAGCGGAGAAGTCCGCGAACACCGGTTGGAGAACCCACCCACCGGCCAGGGCGCCATTAGTTGTCGTCCCGGCGATCGGACGTATCCCCGCCGCGATCATCACGACCACGAGCGGAGCCACGGCGGCGACTCCGAGACAGGCAGCAGCCAACAGGCCCGTCGCCGCCCGATGGGTCCACGACCGTTCAGCCTCGCGATGAGCGGGCTGAGGGTTCGCGGGCTTGCCGAACGCAGTGAGCCCGACCAGGCGTACGAAGGCAATCCCGGAGACACCGATCGTGAGGGCGACAAGGATGCCGCAGACCGCCATGCACAGCTGCAGCGGCAACTGCCCGACCCGAAACTGCTGCATCAGCGCCTCCAGGGTCATCCACTCGGAGGCGAACCCGGCTGTCAGCGGCATTCCGGCGAGGGTGAGTCCACCGACGACGAGCCCGACGCCAGTGAATGGCAATGTCCGTGCTACACCGCGAAGTTGGTCGAGGTCGGTGGTGCCGAGCCCCACCTCCACGGCGTTCGCGCTGATGAACAACAGCGACTTCGCCGCGGCGTGCGTGATCACCTGGAGCGTGCCGGCCAAGAGGCCCACCGCCACCAGCTGCTTCGACCCGATCGTTTCGCCGACCAGCGCCACCGCGAAACCCGCACCGATCACCCCTGCGTTCTCGACGCTCGACCAGGCGATCAGGCCGCGCAGGTCCGCGTGGACGGCGGCGTGGGCGATTCCGAGGATGGCCGACACCCCGGCGAGCAGGAGGACGGCGCAGGTCAGCCAGGTCGGTGGGGCGCCGAGGACGTCGAGTGTCCTCCACAGCCCGTAGAAGCCGGCGTTCACAGCCATGCCGGCCAGCAGCGCGCGGACAGGACCTGGAGCGGCCGAGTAGCTCGGCGGCAGCCAAACGTGGGCAGGGACGAGTCCCACTTTCACCGCAAATCCTGCGAGCAGGAGCGTGTAGCCGAGCGCCGTCCACGCGCCCGGATGCCGACCGAGCTCGGACAGGGCGATCGAACCGGATTGCGCGGCGAGGACGCCGCCACCGAGGAGGAGCAGCGCACCGCTGGTCTTGCTGAATCCGGCGGCGAGAACAGCTGCTCGCCCCCGCCCTGCCCTCCTGCGGTCGTAGCCGACGGCCAGATAGAAGGAGAAGCCCAGCAGCTCCCACCCGGCGAGAAGCGTGAACAGGTCGTTCGCGGTCAGCACCAGCCCGACGGCGAGCCCGACGAGCGCGGCCGCCGAGCCAAGCCGCGGTCTGGATGCTCCACCGCGGGTGAGGCCAACCAGAAAGGCAGGGACTGCGACGCCGAAGGTGATCACGAGGAACAACCCGGTCAATGAGTCGACATGGAGCCCGATCGCGCCGAGTGGCGGGGACGACTCGAGCGTGGTGGACTCGCCGGTTCCGGCAAGTGCACGGGCGCCGACGACGACAAGCAGCAGGGAAGCCAGGACGGAGAGCGTCCAGGACGTCGCCGCGGCGATGCGCGACCAGCGCCGAGCGTCGGAGTCCACGCGGAGCGCCAGCCAGCCGACGGCGCCGGCGGCGAGGAAGAGTAGGAGACCGAGCACCGTCACCGTCGCGTCTCCTTCCGGGCGGGCAGCCGGTCGAGGGCGAGCAGGATCCCGTGCAGGATCGCGAACGGGGAGGCCGGCGAGCCGGGCACCCACACGTCGACGTCGAGGAGGCCGCCGATGCCGCCGGACGTGGCGTACCCGCTGCCGACGATCCCGCCGCTGATGGCATCCACCCCGGTAGCGATCACGACGGTCGGGGTCGGCATGGCGTCCAGGGTGGTGAGGAGCGCGTCGGTCATCCCGTGGGCGCCGAGCCCGGTGACGAGGAGGATGTCGGCGTGACGCGGGCTGGCGGTGAAGAACAGGCCGAGGCGGTGGAGATCGTAGACGGGGTTGGTGAGCGCCTGCACCTCCCACTCGTCCGACCCGTCCGAGCCGGTGTCGACGTGGCGCAGGTGCACGGATTGGCGCAGCCGCCGCACCCGGGTGGCGAGCTCGGCGCGAACGGCACGGAGAGCGTCCTCGGTCTCGGCGGGTTCGCCGACGACGATGCTGCGACGGGTGAGATCGGCGACGTCGGAGCCCTCCCGCCACGCGAAGGTGTGCGGCGCGATGAGCGGGCACCGGCCGCAGAGGATGCACCGGCCGCGGTCGAGTCGCAGCCTCCCGTCGTCCCCGCGGTAGATGGCTTCGGTGGGGCACGCATCGATGGCGCGATCCGTGTCCCGGTCGTCCGCCTCGGCCGAGGTGATGTCGATGGTGCCTGCGAACCCGTCACCGTATTCGTCTGGTCGTTGCGGCCAACGGGTGGTGATCACTCCGTCGCGGAGTCCTCGTGTTGCCCACGGCATCTACATCGCCACCCCTGCTGCGCTGAGTCCGAAGCTGAACTCGTTGAAGGCGAAGTCGGTCAATACGTCGCCATTGAACACGTCGTGCAAGAGGACCAGGTTGTGCAGGGATGGCGTGCGGGCGAAGCAGCGCACGATCCGGCCTTCCTGCAGTTCGGTGACGTAGACGATCTCGCCGTGCGGGCCTTCGGACCAGCCGACCGCCGTCCCCGTGGCGGCGGGGACGTGCGCCCGGGAGCTCTCGCCGGCGACCTCCCGCAGCGCCGAGCAGGCACGCTCTACGAGGACGACCGCAGTCTCGATCTCAGACCAGCGGACTCGTGTTCGGGCGAGGACATCGGCGGTCTTCTCGACGGCGGGCTCCAGCCCCTCCACGAGAAGGCCGTAGGCATCGGTGGGCCTGCTCCACCGGTTGTCGTCGATGACTCCGCTTCCTCTGCCGACCGGGCCGAGCGCGCCCCACTCGCGCGCATGTGCCGGGTCCAGTCGGCCGGTTCCGCGGAGCCTGTCGAGGAAAGACGGTGTCTTCATAGCGAGCGCCGCATCCGGCCGGATGCGCTCCCTCAGCACACGCACCGCGTCCAGGATCTCGTCCGGGCTGAGTGCGAGCGGGCGCGCGATTCCACCGGGGACCACGAAGGAGCGTCCGAACCGGCTG is a window from the Leifsonia shinshuensis genome containing:
- a CDS encoding inorganic diphosphatase → MQFDVTIEIPAGSNNKYEIDHETGRLRLDRTLFSSMVYPVDYGFIPDTLGEDGDPLDAFVLLGAPVVPNVDVATRPVGVLRMTDEAGIDWKILCVPDVDPRWASIQDVADVPQELLAKIEHFFAQYKELEPGKHADIAGWGGKAEAEQIVRDALARERDRVDH
- a CDS encoding proton-conducting transporter transmembrane domain-containing protein codes for the protein MTVLGLLLFLAAGAVGWLALRVDSDARRWSRIAAATSWTLSVLASLLLVVVGARALAGTGESTTLESSPPLGAIGLHVDSLTGLFLVITFGVAVPAFLVGLTRGGASRPRLGSAAALVGLAVGLVLTANDLFTLLAGWELLGFSFYLAVGYDRRRAGRGRAAVLAAGFSKTSGALLLLGGGVLAAQSGSIALSELGRHPGAWTALGYTLLLAGFAVKVGLVPAHVWLPPSYSAAPGPVRALLAGMAVNAGFYGLWRTLDVLGAPPTWLTCAVLLLAGVSAILGIAHAAVHADLRGLIAWSSVENAGVIGAGFAVALVGETIGSKQLVAVGLLAGTLQVITHAAAKSLLFISANAVEVGLGTTDLDQLRGVARTLPFTGVGLVVGGLTLAGMPLTAGFASEWMTLEALMQQFRVGQLPLQLCMAVCGILVALTIGVSGIAFVRLVGLTAFGKPANPQPAHREAERSWTHRAATGLLAAACLGVAAVAPLVVVMIAAGIRPIAGTTTNGALAGGWVLQPVFADFSALSPTLLWIVIPAYVVITIVVAIVFSGRRFWRVRRTPAWTSGSEGAPGRTGYTSYGFANPIRKVLAALLMTRHELRELSPDAGSSGGRPAAASARLGYVVDVTDVVQRYLYRPLLPAVRAVVAAARKLQSGRLDAYMAYMLIALLAVIVVVTALA